A DNA window from Mycobacterium sp. IDR2000157661 contains the following coding sequences:
- a CDS encoding VOC family protein, with the protein MSAVPTLNHVALTVRDIETSGPWYEALFQREPVLDEHTDAGFRHLVWLLDGGTLFGIHQHDQRADAEQFSEFRVGLDHVSFGCVNRAELERWVTRLEELGIAHGGIRDAHYGSGLSFRDPDGLPLEFFAPPS; encoded by the coding sequence ATGAGCGCAGTGCCGACACTCAACCACGTTGCACTCACCGTCCGCGATATCGAAACGAGCGGCCCTTGGTACGAGGCGCTTTTTCAACGCGAACCAGTTCTCGACGAGCACACTGACGCTGGATTTCGGCACCTGGTATGGCTACTCGACGGTGGCACGCTGTTCGGCATTCATCAGCATGACCAGCGGGCCGACGCAGAACAGTTCAGCGAGTTCCGTGTAGGACTGGACCATGTCAGCTTCGGCTGTGTGAATCGCGCGGAGCTCGAGAGGTGGGTCACCCGTCTCGAAGAGTTGGGAATTGCACACGGCGGGATCCGTGACGCGCACTACGGCTCGGGTCTGAGCTTCCGCGATCCCGACGGCCTCCCGCTGGAGTTCTTTGCACCGCCCTCGTGA
- a CDS encoding RNA polymerase sigma factor: MTAAVPKWNIVGHRSTDADLVRAAVAGDRQAFAVMYDRYANRLHDFCAGMLADRDAAADCVQDAFCTAATCLGDLREPDRLRAWLYGIARHQALRRIRDRRREQLSDELPDIASGDAGPDTMAGRTELANLISEAAGGLSDRDRAVLELAYRHGLDGTELADALGVTQTNANTMVYRLRETIEKCLGALLVARRTQSAPEPCPELAAILKGWDGQFTMLMRKRIARHLEGCPSCDSERRRMVNPVALLGAAPIFIPAPAWLRDRTLREVQLTCAGTGMMNAVAPTQPVRPQIHWRRDDAPVGPPVADGHQATTDADEKRARKRFVLLIGLFAGVPLAVLALTISWTYLPTVAVDPSSGTQPVAPQSVPAPVGPPPAVAPPGMAPPDAPASRAPAPARSPAIAPPPSAAQRVPSAGTPPQPIPAQQPNAIAPQPATAAPGPPLPNIVIPQLPLSPQAPLPAPAPLPGQYRLPPPAVPDDSSAPAPQLTAAPRAPAPSAPPPQPGLGDSGLIPTETVAPNPDPALIPPPR; the protein is encoded by the coding sequence ATGACCGCAGCAGTACCGAAATGGAACATCGTCGGCCACCGCAGCACCGACGCCGACCTCGTGCGCGCCGCAGTCGCCGGTGACCGGCAAGCTTTCGCCGTCATGTACGACCGCTACGCCAACCGGCTGCACGACTTCTGCGCCGGAATGCTGGCCGATCGAGACGCCGCCGCCGACTGTGTGCAGGACGCTTTTTGCACCGCCGCCACGTGTCTCGGTGATCTTCGCGAACCCGACCGATTGCGCGCGTGGCTCTACGGGATCGCGCGTCATCAGGCGCTGCGACGGATCCGCGACCGGCGCAGAGAACAGCTGTCGGATGAACTGCCGGACATCGCGTCCGGCGACGCCGGGCCCGACACGATGGCCGGGCGCACCGAACTGGCCAACCTGATCTCCGAGGCCGCCGGCGGATTATCCGACCGCGATCGCGCGGTGCTCGAACTGGCGTATCGGCACGGCCTGGACGGCACCGAGCTGGCCGACGCGCTCGGGGTCACCCAAACCAACGCCAACACGATGGTTTACCGGCTACGCGAGACGATCGAAAAGTGCCTCGGCGCACTGCTTGTCGCTCGGCGCACCCAGTCGGCGCCCGAACCCTGCCCGGAGTTGGCGGCCATCCTGAAGGGCTGGGACGGGCAGTTCACCATGCTGATGCGCAAACGCATCGCGCGTCATCTCGAAGGGTGCCCGTCCTGCGATTCTGAACGTCGGCGGATGGTCAACCCCGTCGCGCTGCTCGGTGCCGCGCCGATCTTCATCCCGGCCCCCGCGTGGCTGCGCGATCGCACGCTCCGCGAGGTACAGCTGACGTGCGCGGGCACCGGAATGATGAACGCTGTGGCGCCCACTCAACCGGTACGTCCCCAGATCCACTGGCGCAGAGACGACGCGCCGGTCGGCCCGCCGGTTGCCGACGGACATCAGGCCACTACGGACGCGGACGAGAAGCGCGCCAGGAAAAGATTCGTACTGCTGATAGGCCTATTTGCCGGCGTCCCGCTAGCTGTTCTGGCACTGACGATTTCGTGGACGTACCTGCCGACAGTCGCGGTCGACCCGAGCAGCGGAACCCAACCGGTTGCTCCACAGAGCGTGCCCGCGCCGGTTGGACCTCCCCCGGCAGTGGCTCCACCGGGGATGGCTCCGCCGGACGCACCGGCGTCGCGAGCACCCGCGCCGGCGCGCTCCCCCGCTATTGCGCCGCCACCGTCTGCCGCACAGCGCGTTCCGAGCGCAGGCACTCCCCCGCAACCGATTCCGGCACAGCAGCCCAATGCCATCGCTCCTCAGCCCGCCACCGCGGCGCCAGGGCCACCGCTGCCGAACATCGTCATCCCGCAGTTGCCACTATCGCCGCAGGCACCTCTGCCCGCACCGGCACCCCTGCCCGGCCAGTACCGGCTGCCCCCACCGGCCGTCCCCGACGATTCGTCGGCGCCGGCACCGCAGCTCACCGCCGCCCCGAGGGCGCCGGCCCCCAGCGCGCCGCCGCCCCAGCCGGGGCTCGGCGACTCCGGCCTGATTCCGACGGAGACCGTTGCACCGAATCCGGATCCGGCATTGATACCACCACCGAGGTGA
- a CDS encoding DUF732 domain-containing protein, whose protein sequence is MTHLLRLIGLIAALVLSVAGAPDAAAAPEDDFCRSMASAGVTDDCPELAILARDACAQLERGVDVTEVAESMDRTTNDEMLSNFIVAGARLYFCPEPQQA, encoded by the coding sequence ATGACCCACCTCTTGAGACTCATCGGGCTCATCGCGGCATTGGTTCTTTCTGTCGCCGGTGCGCCGGACGCCGCCGCCGCACCGGAGGACGACTTCTGCCGCAGCATGGCATCCGCCGGCGTGACCGACGACTGTCCTGAGCTCGCCATCCTCGCTCGCGACGCGTGCGCTCAACTCGAACGTGGTGTCGATGTGACAGAGGTGGCCGAATCCATGGATCGCACCACCAACGACGAGATGCTGTCGAACTTCATCGTGGCAGGCGCCCGGCTGTACTTCTGCCCGGAGCCGCAGCAGGCCTGA
- a CDS encoding cobalamin B12-binding domain-containing protein, whose product MSKGDRAAVVALVDRLVAEGTDPLCVLTEVVVPAQRSIGDRWQRGEWTVAQEHAATAMAMAATEVISRRLGTHEVPRGHVIVTCAEREWHWLPAAIVSCALRAGGWQTTLLVPAISPLRISRYIQDIGPQAVAVSCSVLGALPTTRRFIEACTSAGVPVVVGGAAFGPDAMRAEALGATAWAGDALSAVDAVAGLPVVVSPAEPLPEAPANEQAALQMDQQRIVDRLRREWSVTANLETGPTSSALRALARDTLPQTLHAISAALLTGDSRPLSETAEWLARLLDHRGVESRSAIEELAVLMRAAVFDYPLSADLVRSHFRLAS is encoded by the coding sequence ATGTCGAAGGGCGACAGAGCCGCCGTCGTGGCACTGGTCGATCGCCTGGTAGCGGAGGGAACCGACCCGCTGTGCGTACTGACCGAAGTGGTCGTTCCCGCCCAACGCAGCATCGGCGACCGTTGGCAGCGCGGCGAGTGGACGGTCGCGCAGGAGCACGCGGCCACGGCGATGGCCATGGCGGCGACCGAAGTGATCTCCCGTAGGCTGGGCACTCACGAAGTGCCCCGCGGCCACGTCATCGTGACCTGCGCCGAGCGCGAATGGCATTGGCTGCCCGCGGCAATCGTCAGCTGCGCGCTGCGGGCCGGAGGCTGGCAGACCACCTTGTTGGTGCCCGCGATCTCGCCACTTCGCATCAGCCGCTACATCCAGGACATCGGCCCGCAGGCCGTCGCCGTCAGTTGCTCGGTGCTCGGCGCATTGCCGACCACGCGGCGTTTCATCGAGGCCTGTACCTCCGCCGGAGTCCCGGTGGTCGTCGGGGGCGCCGCCTTCGGTCCCGACGCCATGCGCGCAGAGGCGCTCGGCGCGACGGCCTGGGCCGGTGACGCACTGTCGGCCGTCGACGCCGTCGCCGGTTTGCCGGTCGTCGTCTCCCCGGCGGAACCGTTGCCTGAGGCGCCGGCCAACGAACAGGCTGCCCTGCAGATGGACCAGCAGCGCATCGTCGATCGGCTGCGGCGGGAGTGGTCGGTCACGGCGAACCTGGAAACCGGCCCCACAAGCTCGGCGTTGCGGGCTCTTGCCCGCGACACGCTGCCGCAGACGCTGCACGCCATATCGGCAGCATTGCTCACCGGTGATTCACGGCCGCTGTCGGAGACCGCCGAGTGGTTGGCCCGCCTGCTCGACCATCGCGGGGTCGAGTCGCGATCCGCGATAGAGGAGCTCGCTGTGCTGATGAGAGCAGCAGTATTCGACTACCCGCTGAGCGCGGACCTCGTCCGCAGCCATTTCCGTTTGGCGTCTTGA
- a CDS encoding PP2C family protein-serine/threonine phosphatase: MNAQGEIDDRKLQRTRSGLAAEVALEVGDPLSMTRTALRLIDLIKPRLADWAVIVIPDITTGELMMVGDGASSGVVFCRAEVEGMPLGRILWSGKTEHVEVTEIRGLVPIEPFLGSANETEPAEALGVGITARGTTLGALIMLRRSNDGFCAEDVAFAESIADSAALALDSARLHEERSRIAAVLQHSLRPPVLPEIPGLRLAARYRPAAEHLDIGGDFYEITGSDCDWLIALGDVCGKGIEAAALTGQARQIMRTAAYFDHHPASVLGAMNAVLGELLYESPSSQFVTVLCARFLTRRDGAYAIVEVATAGHHPPLVLRHDGRVEQLDVFGTAAGVVTEMYYGTTTCRLEEGETMLMFTDGIDEAWGASGQYGLERLQALLPAYAGAPAEVICEAVEYDVMDHLDGRPHDDMALLAATCMP, translated from the coding sequence GTGAACGCTCAGGGCGAGATCGATGACCGAAAGCTGCAGCGGACTCGCAGCGGACTCGCGGCGGAGGTCGCACTCGAGGTCGGTGATCCGCTGAGCATGACGCGCACCGCCCTGCGTTTGATCGACCTGATCAAGCCCCGACTGGCCGACTGGGCCGTCATCGTGATCCCCGACATCACGACCGGTGAACTGATGATGGTGGGTGACGGGGCTTCCAGCGGAGTCGTCTTCTGTCGCGCCGAGGTCGAAGGCATGCCGCTTGGGCGGATCCTGTGGAGCGGCAAGACCGAACACGTCGAAGTCACCGAAATCCGCGGGCTCGTGCCGATCGAACCCTTCCTCGGGTCTGCGAACGAGACGGAGCCTGCCGAGGCGCTCGGTGTCGGTATCACCGCGCGCGGCACCACTCTTGGTGCACTCATCATGTTGAGGCGGTCAAATGACGGCTTCTGCGCCGAAGACGTCGCTTTCGCCGAAAGTATCGCGGACAGCGCCGCTTTGGCGCTGGACTCCGCCAGGCTCCACGAGGAACGGTCCCGCATCGCGGCAGTGCTCCAGCACAGCCTGCGGCCTCCGGTGCTGCCCGAGATCCCCGGGCTACGCTTGGCCGCACGGTATCGGCCGGCCGCCGAACACCTGGACATCGGCGGCGACTTCTACGAGATCACCGGCAGCGACTGCGACTGGCTGATCGCGCTGGGAGACGTATGCGGCAAGGGCATCGAGGCAGCAGCCCTGACCGGACAGGCACGCCAGATCATGCGGACTGCCGCCTACTTCGATCACCACCCGGCCTCCGTGCTCGGCGCAATGAATGCCGTACTCGGCGAGCTGTTGTACGAGTCGCCATCGAGTCAGTTCGTGACGGTGCTGTGTGCGAGATTCCTCACTCGACGAGATGGCGCCTACGCGATCGTGGAGGTGGCTACGGCGGGGCATCACCCACCGCTGGTCCTGCGGCACGACGGGCGGGTCGAGCAGTTGGACGTGTTCGGCACCGCGGCGGGTGTTGTGACCGAGATGTATTACGGGACAACGACGTGCCGCCTCGAAGAGGGCGAAACCATGCTGATGTTCACCGACGGGATCGATGAGGCGTGGGGAGCCTCGGGCCAGTACGGCCTGGAGAGGCTGCAGGCCTTGCTCCCCGCATACGCAGGCGCCCCGGCGGAGGTGATCTGCGAGGCGGTGGAATACGACGTCATGGATCATCTTGACGGCCGCCCCCACGACGACATGGCTCTTCTGGCCGCAACATGCATGCCGTAG
- a CDS encoding acyl-CoA dehydrogenase family protein gives MAWDFSTDPEFQHKLDWVKQFCEEKVEPLDHVFPYAVRSPDPAVKAYVRELQQEVKDQGLWAIFLDKDLGGPGFGQLKLGLLNEIIGRYPGAPHMFGASAPDTGNMEMLAAYGTEEQKKRWLEPLLNQDMFSAYSMTEPQGGSDPNLFNTHAVRDGDEWVITGEKWFTSAGRVADILFVMCTNGMFVVPRKTPGVEIMPEPRNHNHIVYRDVRVPLDHLLGPEDGAKTLAQRRLGGGRIHHAMRTIAQCNLAFDMMCERALSRQSHGKVIAEHQMVQEKISESYAMIRMLRLFVLETAWKIDNTSTQEARTEIAAVKFTMAKVLREVSFNALHILGSLGTTDLTPIQAMYAAAPTMGIADGVDEVHKATVARRVLRDYRPHDGDFPTEFLPHKREEARVKMQPLLDSRPELAAAAAAYEKHFSRRRAERPA, from the coding sequence GTGGCTTGGGATTTCAGCACCGATCCGGAGTTCCAGCACAAGCTCGACTGGGTCAAGCAGTTCTGCGAGGAGAAGGTCGAACCGCTCGACCACGTCTTCCCCTATGCGGTGCGCTCACCCGACCCCGCGGTGAAGGCCTACGTGCGCGAACTCCAACAGGAGGTCAAGGACCAGGGGCTGTGGGCGATATTCCTCGACAAGGACCTCGGCGGCCCCGGGTTCGGACAGCTCAAGCTCGGTCTGCTCAACGAGATCATCGGCCGCTACCCGGGCGCGCCACACATGTTCGGCGCATCGGCACCCGACACCGGCAACATGGAGATGCTCGCCGCCTACGGCACCGAGGAACAGAAGAAGCGGTGGTTGGAGCCGTTGCTCAACCAGGACATGTTCTCGGCCTATTCGATGACCGAACCGCAGGGCGGAAGCGACCCGAACCTGTTCAACACCCACGCCGTCCGTGACGGCGACGAATGGGTGATCACCGGGGAGAAGTGGTTCACCTCGGCCGGCCGCGTTGCCGACATCCTCTTCGTCATGTGCACCAACGGCATGTTCGTGGTTCCGCGCAAGACGCCGGGTGTGGAGATCATGCCCGAGCCGCGCAACCACAACCACATCGTCTACCGCGACGTGCGCGTGCCGCTCGACCATCTCCTCGGCCCGGAGGACGGCGCGAAAACTCTGGCGCAGCGCCGACTCGGCGGCGGGCGCATCCACCATGCGATGCGCACCATCGCGCAGTGCAACCTGGCGTTCGACATGATGTGCGAGCGTGCGCTCAGCCGCCAGTCACACGGCAAGGTCATCGCAGAGCACCAGATGGTGCAGGAGAAGATCTCCGAGTCCTACGCGATGATCAGGATGCTGCGCCTGTTCGTGCTCGAGACGGCATGGAAGATCGACAACACCTCGACCCAGGAGGCCCGCACCGAGATCGCGGCGGTCAAGTTCACGATGGCCAAGGTGCTGCGCGAGGTGTCGTTCAACGCGCTGCACATCCTCGGCTCGCTGGGAACCACCGACCTGACGCCCATCCAGGCGATGTACGCGGCCGCTCCCACGATGGGCATCGCCGACGGCGTCGACGAGGTGCACAAGGCGACCGTCGCTCGACGGGTGCTGCGCGACTACCGGCCGCATGATGGGGATTTCCCGACCGAGTTTCTCCCGCACAAGCGCGAGGAAGCACGCGTGAAGATGCAGCCCCTGCTGGACTCCCGCCCAGAGCTGGCCGCTGCGGCCGCGGCCTACGAGAAGCACTTCTCACGTCGCCGCGCCGAGCGACCCGCCTAA
- a CDS encoding DUF7800 domain-containing protein, whose translation MPQVRVGPLLRHVGENDATVWVETDGPCRVEVLGDSANTFEVEGHHFAIVCVTDLDPDSEHPYEVHLDGAKAWPPDDYEFPQPRIRLMPRDGSLRLLFGSCRASAPHRPPYTFQTWWHPKGKGIDVLRTYGMRMLRQPSALWPDALLMLGDQLYADQVNDSIKELVADREVHANGPVEVLEDFEEYCIGYWDAWSEPVVRWMLSTLPTSMMFDDHEINDKWNTSQAWLEEKRKTDWYETRIIGGLMAYWIYQHLGNMSPQELAEDETFQETIARRDGTEPIRLLAKNAESDDGMSRFSMSRDLGPARLIIADARTGRQLRPGQRRIMTDEEWDWIAAKADGQYDHLLFASSLPILLPYGMHHIEAWTEAVSDGAWGRRLTGLGEKVRITANLDHWACFQDSFRRFEDLVVDVATGRRGDPPKSMVLFGGDVHHCWVSEIELPQDAPSTRTKLWQVVCSGLRKEPSAGERIVLRLGHTRLAERFGKLLVRTTDVGLTRLRWRPVTMPHFRNQVGTLQIAGGEIGVQVEKVTGGWRKPHFTTVIEHKLL comes from the coding sequence GTGCCTCAGGTTCGCGTTGGACCCCTGCTCCGTCATGTCGGCGAGAACGATGCGACCGTCTGGGTCGAGACCGACGGGCCCTGCCGCGTGGAGGTTCTCGGCGACAGCGCCAACACCTTCGAGGTCGAGGGTCACCACTTCGCGATCGTCTGCGTGACCGACCTGGACCCGGACTCCGAACATCCCTACGAGGTGCACCTCGACGGCGCCAAAGCCTGGCCGCCGGATGACTACGAGTTCCCGCAGCCCCGCATCCGACTGATGCCGCGCGACGGGTCCCTGCGGCTGCTGTTCGGGTCGTGCCGCGCCTCGGCTCCGCACCGCCCGCCCTACACCTTCCAGACCTGGTGGCATCCGAAGGGCAAGGGCATCGACGTGCTGCGCACCTACGGCATGCGGATGCTGCGGCAGCCGTCGGCGCTGTGGCCCGACGCGCTGCTGATGCTGGGCGACCAGCTCTACGCCGACCAGGTCAACGATTCGATCAAGGAACTCGTCGCCGACCGCGAGGTGCACGCCAACGGGCCGGTCGAGGTGCTCGAGGACTTCGAGGAGTACTGCATCGGCTACTGGGACGCCTGGAGCGAGCCGGTGGTGCGGTGGATGCTCTCGACGTTGCCCACGTCGATGATGTTCGACGACCACGAGATCAACGACAAGTGGAACACCTCGCAGGCCTGGCTGGAGGAGAAGCGCAAGACCGACTGGTACGAGACCAGGATCATCGGCGGGCTGATGGCCTACTGGATCTACCAGCATCTGGGCAACATGTCGCCGCAGGAGCTCGCCGAGGACGAAACGTTCCAGGAGACCATCGCCCGCCGGGACGGCACCGAGCCGATCCGGCTGCTGGCCAAGAACGCCGAAAGCGACGACGGCATGTCCCGATTCAGCATGAGCCGCGACCTCGGTCCGGCCCGGCTCATCATCGCCGACGCGCGCACCGGCCGTCAGCTGCGTCCCGGCCAACGGCGCATCATGACCGACGAGGAATGGGACTGGATCGCGGCCAAGGCCGACGGTCAGTACGACCACTTGCTGTTCGCCAGCTCGCTGCCGATCCTGTTGCCCTACGGGATGCACCACATCGAGGCGTGGACCGAGGCCGTCAGCGACGGCGCCTGGGGCCGACGGCTGACCGGGCTCGGCGAGAAGGTGCGCATCACCGCCAATTTGGACCACTGGGCGTGCTTCCAGGACAGCTTCCGCCGGTTCGAGGATCTGGTGGTCGACGTCGCCACGGGCCGGCGTGGTGACCCCCCGAAGTCGATGGTGCTGTTCGGCGGCGACGTCCATCACTGCTGGGTGTCGGAGATCGAGCTGCCGCAGGACGCCCCCAGCACTCGAACCAAACTCTGGCAGGTGGTGTGCTCGGGGCTGCGCAAGGAACCGTCGGCGGGGGAGCGAATCGTGCTGCGCCTGGGGCACACTCGGCTGGCCGAGCGGTTCGGCAAGTTGTTGGTGCGGACCACGGATGTGGGCCTGACCCGGCTGCGCTGGCGGCCGGTCACCATGCCGCACTTCCGCAACCAGGTCGGCACTTTGCAGATCGCGGGCGGTGAGATCGGCGTGCAAGTCGAGAAGGTGACCGGTGGGTGGCGCAAGCCGCACTTCACCACGGTCATCGAGCACAAACTGCTCTGA
- a CDS encoding SDR family NAD(P)-dependent oxidoreductase codes for MTRLEGKVALVTGASAGLGAAVVQLFAERGATVFGIARDAERMAAVFDEVPGGRYTSVDVTSPRACRQAVAECVEAFGRLDVLVNVAGYHQMRHTTTMTDEEWDRDLAVNLNGPFYLCRAALPHLLETAGNIVNVASIAGVEGEVYSAGYCAAKHGLVGLTRALAVEYTKEKLRVNAVCPGGMPTAQTTEFAAPEGADWDLIMRIASPRGFMETVDVAKAVAFLASDDAAAIHGAVYRVDNGKGAG; via the coding sequence ATGACACGACTCGAGGGCAAGGTCGCGTTGGTGACGGGCGCCTCAGCCGGCCTCGGCGCCGCCGTGGTGCAATTGTTCGCCGAGCGCGGCGCGACGGTGTTCGGCATCGCCCGCGACGCCGAACGGATGGCCGCGGTCTTCGATGAGGTGCCCGGCGGGCGGTACACCTCCGTGGACGTGACGTCGCCGCGGGCGTGCCGTCAGGCGGTCGCCGAGTGCGTCGAGGCGTTCGGCCGGCTCGACGTGTTGGTCAACGTCGCCGGCTACCACCAGATGCGGCACACCACGACGATGACCGACGAGGAGTGGGACCGGGACCTCGCGGTGAACCTCAACGGGCCGTTCTACCTCTGCCGCGCCGCCCTGCCGCATCTGCTCGAGACGGCCGGCAACATCGTCAACGTGGCCTCGATCGCCGGCGTGGAGGGTGAGGTGTACTCGGCGGGATACTGCGCGGCCAAGCACGGCCTCGTCGGGCTGACCCGTGCGTTGGCGGTGGAGTACACCAAGGAGAAGCTCCGGGTGAACGCCGTCTGTCCGGGCGGGATGCCGACCGCGCAGACCACGGAGTTCGCCGCACCCGAGGGCGCCGACTGGGACCTGATCATGCGCATCGCCTCACCGCGCGGGTTCATGGAGACAGTCGACGTCGCCAAGGCCGTCGCGTTCCTCGCCAGCGACGACGCCGCCGCGATCCACGGCGCGGTGTACCGGGTGGACAACGGAAAGGGCGCCGGCTAG
- a CDS encoding DUF2254 domain-containing protein produces the protein MASKNRWSRVREGFRTQLWPVPLIGVLLAITLGVVMPSIDVALADVLPAALTSYLFGGGPSQASEMLSTIAGSLITVTSLTFSLTVVTLQLASAQYSPRLLRTFARDRFVQLTLALFLSTFAYALVVLRTVRLSGNGSESFVPRVSVTLAYLLALASVIGLVLFLAHLVREIRVETMMTTVRADASVATAQVFKEMDDADASRQIPSIPAHAALIHARADGFLAGLDQQGLLSAAEEQDAVVVIDRMAGDWVVKDTPVAYAWSTDPGVRFDEDELGKLADQVTAAIHTADERTPVQDVAYGLRQLTDVAVKALSPGINDPTTAVHALGHISTLLCQFAQRQLGATVLCSDDDVVRLVIRRPDLPQLLDVAIAQPRLYGAEDPLVLERLFAVLRDLAWRADRPEHQEAIRDQLERLRRTVTEQNFEPAKRERLANAGLAVEGALAKSWLPSM, from the coding sequence ATGGCATCCAAGAATCGCTGGTCTCGAGTGCGGGAAGGGTTCCGCACCCAGCTCTGGCCCGTGCCGCTGATCGGCGTGCTGCTCGCCATCACCCTCGGCGTGGTCATGCCGTCCATCGACGTGGCTCTGGCCGACGTGCTGCCCGCGGCGCTCACCAGTTACCTGTTCGGTGGCGGTCCCAGTCAAGCCAGCGAGATGTTGTCGACGATCGCGGGGTCACTGATCACCGTGACCTCGCTGACCTTCTCCCTGACGGTGGTGACGCTTCAGCTGGCGAGCGCCCAGTACTCACCGCGCCTGCTGCGGACGTTCGCCCGTGACCGGTTCGTCCAGCTGACGCTGGCGCTTTTCCTGTCCACGTTCGCCTACGCGCTGGTCGTGCTCCGGACGGTGCGGTTGAGCGGAAACGGTTCCGAGTCCTTCGTTCCGCGCGTCTCGGTCACGTTGGCGTATCTGCTCGCGCTGGCCAGTGTCATCGGGCTGGTCCTGTTTCTGGCGCACCTGGTGCGCGAGATCCGGGTCGAGACCATGATGACCACGGTGCGTGCCGACGCCTCGGTGGCCACCGCGCAGGTTTTCAAGGAGATGGACGACGCCGATGCGTCCCGACAGATTCCGTCGATCCCGGCGCATGCGGCACTGATCCACGCCCGCGCCGACGGATTCCTGGCAGGCCTCGACCAGCAGGGGCTGCTGTCGGCTGCCGAAGAGCAGGATGCCGTGGTGGTCATCGACCGGATGGCCGGCGACTGGGTCGTCAAGGACACCCCGGTCGCCTACGCCTGGTCCACCGACCCCGGCGTCCGCTTCGACGAGGACGAGCTCGGCAAGCTGGCCGACCAGGTGACCGCAGCCATTCACACCGCCGACGAGCGCACCCCCGTCCAGGACGTCGCATACGGCCTGCGCCAGCTGACCGACGTCGCGGTCAAGGCGTTGTCGCCGGGCATCAACGATCCGACCACCGCCGTGCACGCGCTCGGGCACATCTCGACCCTGCTGTGTCAGTTCGCCCAACGCCAACTCGGCGCTACGGTCCTGTGCTCCGACGACGACGTCGTGCGCCTGGTCATCCGCCGTCCCGACCTGCCGCAGCTGTTGGACGTCGCGATCGCCCAGCCACGGCTGTACGGCGCAGAAGACCCCCTCGTGCTCGAGCGGCTGTTCGCAGTGCTGCGCGACCTGGCGTGGCGGGCCGACCGGCCGGAGCACCAGGAGGCGATCCGCGATCAGCTGGAACGCCTGCGGCGCACCGTCACCGAGCAGAACTTCGAGCCGGCCAAGCGTGAGCGCCTCGCCAACGCCGGCCTTGCCGTCGAAGGTGCGCTGGCGAAGTCGTGGCTGCCGTCGATGTAG